The Moraxella osloensis genome contains a region encoding:
- a CDS encoding TerD family protein yields the protein MAVNLSKGQKISLEKEAGGTLSQIKMGLGWDVGAAPQKSGGFLGGLFGGGGSAGGSIDLDASCIMLDANKQMVDAIWFGQLQSKDSSIQHTGDNRTGAGDGDDEVINVNLSRIPDHVQALIFTVNSFTGQTFATVNNAFCRLVNASNNSEVARYDLSAQGSHTALILAKIYRHNGEWKMHAIGETASGRTFHDLMPAILPHV from the coding sequence ATGGCAGTGAATTTATCAAAAGGTCAAAAAATCTCGCTAGAAAAAGAAGCAGGTGGTACACTCAGCCAAATCAAAATGGGTCTGGGTTGGGATGTCGGTGCTGCGCCGCAAAAATCAGGTGGATTTTTGGGTGGCTTGTTCGGCGGTGGTGGCAGCGCAGGCGGTAGCATTGACTTGGATGCGTCGTGTATCATGCTTGATGCCAACAAACAAATGGTAGATGCGATTTGGTTTGGACAATTGCAGTCAAAAGACAGTAGCATACAACACACAGGCGATAACCGCACCGGTGCTGGCGATGGCGATGACGAAGTGATTAATGTCAATTTATCTCGTATCCCTGACCATGTGCAAGCCTTGATTTTTACTGTCAATAGCTTTACAGGTCAAACCTTTGCCACGGTTAATAATGCGTTTTGTCGTTTGGTGAATGCCAGCAATAACAGTGAAGTTGCCCGTTACGATTTGTCAGCCCAAGGCAGTCATACCGCGCTGATTTTGGCAAAAATTTATCGTCATAACGGTGAGTGGAAAATGCATGCCATTGGTGAAACCGCGTCAGGTCGTACCTTTCATGATTTGATGCCTGCGATTTTACCGCACGTGTAA
- a CDS encoding TIGR00266 family protein: protein MAATFSMIGTIEPFLHCNLKKGDSIYCESNAMVMMESNLELKGQMRGGIMQALMRRFANDESIFQQQIEAVNGEGDCLLAPTLDGDMQILDVGANQYTLSDGAFVAATHSVDLRANIQRNLGGAVFGDTGGFMVMQTQGQGQVVVSGFGSLFEIDVTPDKDVIIDNGHVVCWDSRLQYSLSMATSQKKGFLGNIINSVTSGEGMVLKFSGQGKVVICSRNRDTYQGWIQSLLGSNSGGRGGNEGILGGLL from the coding sequence ATGGCAGCGACGTTTAGTATGATTGGGACGATTGAGCCATTTTTACATTGTAATCTCAAAAAAGGTGATTCGATTTATTGCGAATCCAATGCCATGGTCATGATGGAGTCAAATCTTGAGCTTAAAGGTCAGATGCGTGGCGGCATCATGCAAGCTTTGATGCGCCGATTTGCCAATGACGAGTCGATTTTTCAACAGCAAATTGAAGCGGTAAATGGTGAGGGTGACTGCTTACTGGCGCCCACACTTGATGGCGATATGCAAATTTTAGACGTCGGCGCCAATCAGTATACACTCAGTGATGGTGCCTTTGTGGCAGCCACCCATAGCGTTGATTTGCGTGCCAATATCCAGCGCAATTTAGGCGGCGCTGTATTTGGGGATACGGGTGGTTTTATGGTCATGCAAACGCAAGGTCAAGGTCAGGTCGTGGTATCTGGATTTGGTTCTTTGTTTGAGATTGATGTCACGCCTGATAAAGATGTGATTATTGATAATGGTCACGTGGTATGCTGGGATAGCCGACTGCAATATAGCCTGTCAATGGCGACCAGCCAGAAAAAAGGCTTTTTGGGCAATATCATCAATTCAGTCACGAGCGGCGAAGGCATGGTGCTAAAGTTCTCAGGTCAAGGCAAAGTAGTGATTTGCTCGCGTAACCGTGATACTTACCAAGGCTGGATTCAAAGTTTACTGGGGTCAAACTCAGGTGGACGCGGTGGCAATGAAGGTATTTTAGGCGGTTTGTTATAG
- a CDS encoding TerD family protein: MAISLTKGGNVNLSKEAPNLTNMAVGLGWNPRATDGQAFDLDAVAFLVNESGKVRADADFIFFNNLKSSDGSVEHTGDNRTGEGDGDDEVIKVDLSKVPADVSKVVFCAVIYEGQARNQNFGQVANAYIRIVNTQGGAEVARYDLSEDSSTETAMIFGELYKNNGEWKFRAVGQGFAGGLGPLAASYGVAV; the protein is encoded by the coding sequence ATGGCAATTAGCTTAACCAAAGGTGGTAATGTTAATTTATCAAAGGAAGCACCGAATTTAACCAACATGGCCGTTGGTCTAGGCTGGAACCCACGTGCCACTGACGGGCAAGCCTTTGACTTAGACGCGGTCGCGTTTTTGGTCAATGAATCGGGTAAAGTACGGGCAGATGCAGATTTTATTTTCTTTAATAACCTAAAATCATCCGATGGCTCAGTAGAGCATACGGGTGATAACCGCACCGGTGAAGGCGATGGCGACGATGAAGTCATCAAAGTAGATTTGTCTAAGGTCCCAGCCGATGTAAGCAAAGTGGTATTTTGTGCGGTGATTTATGAGGGTCAAGCGCGTAACCAAAACTTTGGGCAAGTAGCAAACGCTTATATTCGTATTGTGAATACCCAAGGCGGCGCTGAAGTGGCTCGTTATGATTTGTCAGAAGACAGCAGCACCGAGACAGCGATGATTTTTGGTGAGCTTTATAAGAACAATGGCGAGTGGAAATTCCGCGCGGTTGGACAAGGTTTTGCTGGTGGTTTAGGGCCATTGGCTGCGTCATATGGCGTTGCTGTTTAG
- a CDS encoding DUF475 domain-containing protein, with translation MRHFYFDIVFTTIALAIAAWWGFSHGGVSAMLSALFITLILAVMEISLSFDNAVVNASVLKTWDKFWKMIFLTVGILIAVFGMRLVFPIVIVAVTADMGMMDVINMALNNPKEYSAKLMEHHAEIAAFGGMFLLLVFLNFIFDEKEVMWFEWLERKLARFGKVDAMSVFVALVLLMTALYWVEDAKKSVVLTAGVFGILIYLATNVLSSLLEGASDDDESTPDVIEGKEVAGAIAKGGIAGFLYLEVLDASFSFDGVIGAFAITNDVIIIMLGLAIGAMFVRSMTIFLVEKGTLDEFVYLEHGAHYAIGALAVIMLLATVHIEVPEIVTGLIGIAFIVWAVINSISYRKREAALAKH, from the coding sequence ATGAGACATTTTTATTTTGATATTGTCTTTACCACGATTGCGCTGGCAATTGCAGCGTGGTGGGGTTTTTCACATGGTGGTGTCAGTGCCATGCTCTCGGCGTTATTTATCACCTTGATTCTGGCAGTGATGGAGATTTCACTGTCGTTTGACAATGCCGTGGTTAATGCCTCGGTACTCAAAACCTGGGATAAGTTTTGGAAAATGATTTTCTTGACTGTGGGTATACTCATCGCGGTATTTGGTATGCGTCTGGTATTCCCGATTGTCATCGTCGCAGTGACTGCCGATATGGGCATGATGGATGTCATCAACATGGCGCTCAACAACCCGAAAGAATACTCTGCCAAACTGATGGAGCATCATGCAGAGATTGCGGCATTTGGTGGGATGTTCTTGTTGCTCGTTTTTTTAAACTTCATCTTTGATGAAAAAGAAGTGATGTGGTTTGAATGGCTCGAGCGTAAATTGGCACGATTTGGCAAGGTCGATGCCATGAGCGTGTTTGTGGCATTGGTACTGTTAATGACCGCCTTATATTGGGTGGAAGACGCCAAAAAATCAGTGGTGTTAACCGCAGGGGTATTTGGTATTTTGATTTATCTAGCCACCAATGTGTTATCAAGCCTTTTAGAAGGGGCGAGTGATGATGATGAATCAACCCCCGATGTGATTGAAGGCAAAGAAGTAGCGGGCGCGATTGCCAAAGGCGGTATCGCAGGTTTCTTGTATCTAGAAGTACTCGATGCATCGTTTAGTTTTGATGGGGTGATTGGCGCGTTTGCCATTACCAATGACGTGATTATCATCATGCTTGGGCTTGCCATTGGTGCGATGTTTGTGCGATCCATGACCATTTTCTTGGTAGAAAAAGGCACGCTCGATGAGTTTGTTTATCTAGAGCATGGTGCGCATTATGCGATTGGCGCGTTGGCGGTCATCATGCTATTGGCAACTGTGCATATCGAAGTGCCAGAAATCGTGACAGGTTTGATTGGGATTGCCTTTATCGTATGGGCAGTGATTAACTCTATCAGCTACCGTAAGCGCGAAGCAGCCTTGGCTAAACACTAA